In the Palaeococcus pacificus DY20341 genome, one interval contains:
- a CDS encoding heavy metal translocating P-type ATPase, whose translation MMVVDMEDEKKVHNKHTHEEHEEMEMHKHEEHKMHEHMEHEGHEMGKEHEHMEHKDHGEHKHSHAEHHKMMMEDFKKRFIVSAILTIPILLLSPLIQKFLGFTFTFTGDRYVLFALSTVVYFYGGKPFLTGMKDELKKRTPGMMTLIALAITVAFFYSVAVTFGLPGKTFYWELATLIDIMLLGHYIEMRSVLGASRALEELIKLMPTDAHLITPEGIKDVPVSELKKGDIVLVKPGEKIPSDGIIIEGETSVNEAMLTGESKPVYKKPGDIVIGGSINLEGSIKVRIEKTGKDTYLMQVVELVRQAQETRSRTQDLANRAAFWLTLIAITAGSATLGTWLYLGKPFVFALERMVTVMVITCPHALGLAVPLVVSVSTSISARKGILIRNREAFERAKDVQVVVFDKTGTLTEGKFEVTDIIPLDELEDNEILKYAAALEGHSSHPIAQGIVEKAKELGLELYEVEQSKVLPGKGVQGVINGKEVLVVSPGFLKENGLWKEDERVNKVLEQGKTVVFLVIDGKLAGALALADKIRPESREAIKRLHEMGIKAYMLTGDNAKVAKWVAEELGLDGYFAEVLPHQKSEKVKELQEKGFIVAMVGDGINDAPALIQADVGVAIGAGTDVAIESADIILVKNDPRDVITAIHLARATYGKMVQNLAWATGYNTFAIPLAAGALYNYGILLSPAVGALLMSMSTVIVAINAKFLKV comes from the coding sequence ATGATGGTGGTTGATATGGAAGATGAAAAAAAGGTGCACAATAAGCACACCCATGAAGAACATGAAGAGATGGAAATGCACAAACATGAAGAGCACAAAATGCATGAACATATGGAACATGAAGGGCATGAAATGGGAAAAGAGCATGAACACATGGAACATAAAGATCATGGCGAGCACAAGCATTCGCATGCAGAGCACCATAAAATGATGATGGAGGACTTTAAGAAGAGATTTATAGTTTCTGCTATACTTACAATTCCAATATTGCTCCTTTCTCCACTAATTCAAAAGTTCCTTGGTTTCACATTCACGTTCACAGGCGATAGATACGTTCTCTTTGCGCTATCGACAGTGGTCTACTTCTACGGCGGAAAGCCGTTCCTAACGGGGATGAAAGATGAACTTAAGAAAAGAACTCCGGGAATGATGACACTAATAGCTTTGGCAATCACAGTGGCGTTCTTCTACAGCGTTGCTGTGACCTTTGGGTTGCCCGGAAAGACCTTCTACTGGGAGCTTGCAACGCTTATTGACATCATGCTTTTAGGTCACTACATAGAGATGCGCTCTGTTCTCGGTGCTTCGAGGGCTTTGGAGGAGCTAATAAAGCTCATGCCAACTGATGCTCACCTAATAACTCCTGAGGGAATAAAAGACGTTCCAGTGAGCGAGCTCAAGAAGGGAGATATAGTTTTGGTCAAGCCCGGCGAGAAGATACCCTCTGACGGCATCATAATTGAGGGCGAAACGAGCGTAAACGAGGCAATGCTCACCGGTGAGTCAAAGCCCGTCTATAAGAAACCAGGTGACATTGTTATCGGCGGCTCAATAAACTTAGAAGGCTCGATTAAAGTAAGGATTGAGAAGACGGGTAAGGATACCTATCTCATGCAGGTCGTCGAGCTTGTAAGACAGGCTCAAGAGACGAGGTCGAGAACTCAAGACTTAGCCAACAGGGCAGCTTTTTGGCTCACACTCATTGCAATCACTGCTGGAAGCGCAACTTTAGGGACTTGGCTCTACTTAGGAAAGCCCTTTGTGTTCGCTCTCGAGAGAATGGTCACCGTGATGGTAATTACATGCCCCCACGCTTTGGGATTGGCTGTTCCTTTAGTGGTCTCAGTCTCAACATCAATATCAGCGAGAAAGGGAATACTAATTAGGAACAGAGAAGCCTTTGAGAGGGCAAAAGATGTTCAGGTGGTTGTCTTTGACAAGACTGGAACTTTGACCGAAGGAAAGTTTGAGGTAACGGATATAATTCCATTGGATGAACTTGAAGACAATGAGATTTTAAAATATGCAGCTGCCCTTGAGGGACATTCATCACATCCAATAGCACAGGGGATAGTGGAAAAAGCAAAGGAACTTGGACTTGAGCTCTATGAGGTTGAACAATCTAAAGTACTACCTGGCAAAGGTGTTCAGGGAGTTATTAACGGCAAAGAGGTTCTCGTCGTAAGTCCTGGCTTTCTTAAGGAAAACGGACTCTGGAAAGAGGATGAGCGTGTTAATAAGGTCTTGGAGCAAGGAAAGACAGTAGTATTTTTAGTTATCGATGGAAAGCTAGCTGGTGCTTTAGCTTTAGCTGATAAGATAAGACCAGAATCGAGAGAAGCTATAAAGAGGCTCCATGAGATGGGAATTAAAGCCTACATGCTCACAGGAGACAACGCTAAAGTTGCAAAGTGGGTTGCCGAGGAGCTTGGCTTAGATGGCTACTTTGCAGAAGTCTTGCCCCATCAAAAGTCGGAGAAAGTTAAGGAGCTTCAAGAAAAAGGCTTCATCGTGGCAATGGTTGGAGACGGAATAAACGATGCTCCTGCTTTGATTCAAGCGGACGTTGGGGTAGCAATTGGAGCAGGAACTGATGTGGCAATAGAGAGTGCCGATATAATCCTAGTAAAGAACGACCCGAGAGACGTCATAACGGCAATACATCTTGCAAGGGCAACCTATGGAAAAATGGTGCAGAATTTGGCATGGGCAACAGGCTACAACACATTTGCAATTCCTTTAGCTGCAGGGGCGCTTTACAACTATGGAATACTATTAAGCCCAGCAGTAGGTGCTTTGCTGATGAGCATGAGCACAGTTATAGTTGCTATAAACGCGAAGTTTTTGAAAGTTTGA
- a CDS encoding serine/threonine-protein kinase has translation MGHWFMDDDIVESLVKLFLVVLFVSFIFGRSSSFIVFIIVLAWFGHFIRHLLKDAFKSTYKYKRRYPPRQIPPQPPRAPREDMKDILRKSLIVDIPKKLHAGEESYMTVGFRNGTLGMINVEVDLENLGKYFDISPTRLYFQNIRPGEYVSRTVKIVPRKSGKVNAKVIVRSGLVSAKVKVTTNVFERPERKEAPAEVPTPAHHGSSSLLEALFSRYRKAEPIGEGGFARVYRAEKMDGTVVAIKVPISLTEEGGKAFLKEVRNWSLLTHPNIVELYDYNIFPVPYLEMEYCETSLAKVEKPVSIEKATKIIFDVCEGLKYAHSKGIVHRDLKPSNILLKNGKAKISDWGLSKLLKDSKTTLAVSFTPLYAAPEQISGKFGTTDERTDVWQVGAVLYELVTGRPPFLGEDFVEIASKITLEEVILPSQINPDAKVLEPIILKCLQKEKDKRYRSIEELQQDLAKILGFNYKENLNKSISVRDFSRSAYYAGELFLLYLKLGDSVNSIKYAEDLTHYAKGDVKEELSKLKEQLKLRLENNLDIPPELIEKAEIIVHKIKLGFKEA, from the coding sequence ATGGGTCACTGGTTCATGGACGATGACATAGTCGAAAGTCTGGTGAAGCTGTTCCTTGTAGTGCTGTTTGTATCGTTCATCTTTGGCAGGTCAAGCAGTTTCATAGTTTTTATAATAGTCTTAGCGTGGTTCGGGCACTTCATAAGGCATCTGCTCAAAGACGCGTTCAAGTCAACGTATAAGTACAAACGCAGGTATCCGCCAAGACAAATTCCGCCCCAGCCGCCACGGGCACCGAGAGAGGACATGAAAGACATCCTTAGAAAGTCCCTCATAGTTGATATACCCAAAAAGCTCCACGCCGGCGAAGAGAGTTACATGACTGTCGGGTTCAGGAACGGAACCCTTGGAATGATAAACGTCGAGGTTGACCTTGAAAACCTCGGGAAGTACTTTGACATCAGCCCGACGAGGCTCTACTTCCAGAACATCAGGCCCGGCGAATACGTTTCTCGAACTGTTAAAATCGTTCCGAGAAAGAGCGGAAAGGTCAATGCTAAGGTCATCGTCCGCTCCGGTCTCGTGAGTGCAAAGGTGAAAGTAACCACCAATGTGTTTGAAAGGCCTGAAAGGAAAGAAGCACCTGCGGAAGTCCCGACTCCAGCCCATCACGGATCATCTTCCCTGCTGGAGGCCCTCTTCTCCAGATACCGGAAGGCTGAGCCCATTGGAGAGGGAGGCTTTGCGAGAGTTTACAGGGCGGAGAAAATGGATGGGACCGTGGTCGCTATTAAGGTTCCCATCAGTCTGACGGAAGAAGGAGGAAAGGCATTTTTAAAGGAGGTCAGGAACTGGTCGCTCCTAACTCATCCAAACATCGTTGAGCTCTATGATTACAATATCTTCCCGGTTCCTTATTTGGAAATGGAGTACTGCGAGACGAGCTTGGCTAAAGTTGAGAAGCCCGTGAGCATTGAAAAAGCCACAAAGATAATTTTCGATGTTTGTGAAGGGCTTAAATATGCCCACTCTAAGGGCATAGTGCATAGGGATCTAAAACCATCCAACATCCTTCTCAAAAATGGAAAAGCAAAGATCAGCGACTGGGGACTGAGCAAGTTACTGAAGGACAGCAAGACTACCTTAGCGGTTAGCTTCACTCCTCTCTATGCTGCTCCGGAACAGATAAGCGGAAAATTCGGAACCACCGACGAAAGAACGGACGTTTGGCAGGTGGGGGCTGTTTTATATGAGCTGGTTACAGGAAGACCCCCATTTTTGGGAGAGGACTTCGTGGAGATTGCCTCGAAGATCACGTTGGAGGAAGTTATTCTCCCAAGCCAGATCAACCCCGATGCGAAGGTACTGGAGCCAATTATATTGAAGTGCCTCCAAAAGGAAAAAGACAAACGCTATCGGTCCATTGAAGAGCTTCAACAAGATTTGGCAAAGATTTTGGGCTTTAACTATAAGGAGAACCTTAACAAGAGTATCTCGGTTAGGGACTTCTCGAGAAGTGCATACTACGCTGGTGAGCTGTTCCTACTCTATCTAAAGCTCGGGGATTCAGTTAACAGTATCAAATATGCGGAAGACCTTACCCACTACGCTAAAGGGGACGTTAAAGAAGAACTCTCAAAGCTGAAAGAACAGCTCAAGCTCCGGTTGGAGAACAACTTGGACATTCCACCCGAGCTTATTGAAAAGGCCGAGATCATCGTTCACAAAATAAAGCTTGGCTTTAAGGAGGCTTGA
- a CDS encoding ATP-binding protein yields MPVDLSGPLLNEFEKTKKEFDRALSQNDLETARKKALKCASLLRELAKHVPYNSEFYLKKAKKWEKVAEQIEKGEYGKKAVVSAEGKRTQQDEDEEDQFKEYARNLIAKSNVTWGDIGGLDEVKVLMMETIVISALQRPKAIQPWKGILLFGPPGTGKTLLASAAAGSLNATFFNVKASNVLSKYFGESSKIITAIYDVARKNAPSIVFIDEIDALTTKRSNDTSEASRRMLSTLLTELEGFYDKGSDVLVLTLAATNTPWDLDEAVLSRFPKRIYVPLPDKKATREIIKINTKGLDISKLDLDAIAEESVRRLYSGRDIRNLCQEAIWNMIREENRDLYKLANLPFHELNKRSLRTRPLEMRDFEEAFKKIKSPLTRRDIERYEKWAEEFGG; encoded by the coding sequence ATGCCCGTGGATTTATCAGGCCCATTATTAAATGAATTTGAAAAAACGAAAAAGGAATTCGATAGGGCTCTCTCTCAAAATGACTTAGAAACCGCAAGAAAAAAAGCGCTGAAGTGTGCTTCCCTGTTGAGGGAGCTTGCAAAGCACGTGCCCTATAACAGTGAATTTTACCTCAAGAAGGCAAAAAAGTGGGAGAAAGTGGCCGAACAAATTGAGAAAGGAGAGTATGGTAAGAAAGCTGTGGTAAGCGCTGAAGGAAAAAGAACCCAACAGGATGAAGATGAGGAGGATCAGTTTAAAGAGTACGCTAGGAATCTAATAGCAAAGTCTAACGTCACTTGGGGCGACATCGGTGGTTTAGATGAAGTAAAAGTCCTGATGATGGAGACGATAGTGATCTCGGCCTTACAAAGGCCCAAAGCAATCCAACCTTGGAAGGGTATCCTTCTCTTCGGTCCTCCTGGAACGGGCAAGACACTCTTAGCTTCAGCGGCGGCGGGAAGCTTAAACGCCACCTTCTTCAATGTTAAGGCATCTAACGTCCTGAGCAAATACTTCGGAGAGTCAAGCAAGATAATCACAGCCATTTATGATGTTGCTCGCAAAAACGCTCCAAGCATAGTCTTCATTGATGAGATTGATGCTTTAACCACAAAACGCTCCAACGATACAAGTGAGGCCTCGAGAAGAATGCTTTCAACGCTTTTAACTGAATTGGAGGGTTTTTACGACAAGGGAAGTGATGTGCTCGTGCTGACGTTGGCTGCAACAAACACTCCGTGGGACTTGGATGAGGCCGTTCTCTCGCGTTTTCCAAAGAGGATTTATGTTCCATTACCAGATAAGAAGGCCACGAGGGAGATTATAAAGATCAATACTAAGGGTTTGGATATTTCTAAGCTCGATTTGGATGCAATTGCTGAAGAGAGCGTTAGACGACTGTACTCGGGAAGGGATATTAGGAACTTATGCCAAGAGGCGATATGGAACATGATTAGAGAAGAGAACAGGGACCTGTACAAACTGGCTAATTTGCCGTTTCATGAGCTCAACAAAAGGTCTCTAAGGACGAGACCCTTGGAGATGAGGGATTTTGAGGAAGCGTTCAAGAAGATTAAGAGCCCTCTGACTAGGAGGGATATCGAGAGGTATGAGAAGTGGGCGGAGGAGTTCGGGGGATGA
- a CDS encoding DUF302 domain-containing protein, with protein MYVHKKETNLSFEKAVDKVKEELKKEGFGVLSEIRVDKLFKEKLGLDMEEYVILGVCNPKFSSQLIGIDYDSGAFLPCNILVYIKGGKTYVSAMLPTKAMEVAENEKLLKVAEQVEEIVKRVVDRV; from the coding sequence ATGTATGTCCACAAGAAAGAGACTAATCTGAGCTTTGAAAAAGCTGTTGATAAAGTCAAAGAAGAGCTCAAAAAGGAAGGCTTTGGGGTGCTCAGCGAGATTAGAGTTGATAAGCTGTTTAAAGAGAAGCTTGGTCTGGACATGGAGGAGTATGTCATCTTAGGTGTATGCAATCCAAAATTCTCAAGTCAGCTCATAGGAATCGACTATGACAGCGGGGCATTTTTACCATGCAATATTTTAGTTTACATTAAAGGCGGAAAAACTTACGTAAGTGCCATGCTACCAACGAAAGCTATGGAAGTGGCAGAAAATGAGAAGTTACTGAAAGTCGCCGAGCAGGTTGAGGAGATAGTAAAGAGGGTTGTTGATAGGGTTTAA
- a CDS encoding Stp1/IreP family PP2C-type Ser/Thr phosphatase — MGGGVRGMSVQFVRKLLNVVSRAREWETATEIDGKACGISHVGGRENNEDNMLLLKLPDAYLFAVADGLGGHNAGEIASKIAVETLKKVLKDEYKERMSKEEVKALLEKAYKLAHDHIMKNAVGEREGMGTTLVAAFVRRNKAIIANTGDSRAYLIRDGRIIERTKDHSLVQELLDNGTITEEEAKHHPMRNVITKSLGIDFGVDFYEWKLEKGDVLLLSSDGLHDYIEEDRIAEIASNGDPKDIAERLIGEALKATKDNVTVVVFREGGLDG, encoded by the coding sequence GTGGGCGGAGGAGTTCGGGGGATGAGTGTCCAATTTGTTCGAAAGCTGCTCAACGTCGTAAGCAGGGCGCGCGAATGGGAGACAGCTACCGAGATTGATGGGAAAGCCTGCGGTATCTCCCACGTTGGAGGGCGAGAGAACAATGAGGATAATATGCTCCTCCTCAAACTCCCCGATGCTTATCTCTTCGCGGTAGCCGACGGCCTCGGCGGTCATAACGCTGGCGAGATTGCTTCAAAAATCGCTGTTGAAACCCTAAAAAAGGTCCTTAAGGATGAATACAAAGAGAGAATGAGTAAGGAAGAAGTTAAAGCCCTCCTTGAGAAAGCTTACAAACTTGCTCATGACCACATAATGAAGAATGCCGTTGGAGAAAGGGAAGGTATGGGGACGACTCTTGTGGCCGCTTTTGTTAGGAGAAACAAAGCAATAATTGCAAATACTGGTGACAGCAGGGCTTACCTAATACGTGATGGAAGGATAATTGAAAGAACAAAGGATCACTCTCTTGTGCAAGAACTACTTGATAATGGAACAATTACGGAGGAAGAAGCCAAACATCACCCAATGAGGAACGTCATAACGAAGTCTCTTGGCATTGACTTTGGCGTTGATTTCTACGAATGGAAGCTTGAGAAAGGTGATGTTCTACTGTTAAGCTCGGATGGGCTGCATGACTATATTGAGGAGGATAGAATTGCAGAAATTGCATCAAATGGCGATCCGAAAGATATTGCAGAAAGGTTGATTGGAGAGGCGCTCAAAGCTACGAAGGACAATGTAACTGTTGTAGTGTTTCGAGAGGGTGGTTTAGATGGTTAG